From the Acidovorax carolinensis genome, one window contains:
- a CDS encoding amino acid aminotransferase, whose amino-acid sequence MSLFTAVEMAPRDPILGLNEQFNADTNPNKVNLGVGVYFDDNGKLPLLQCVQAAEKTMMATPTARGYLPIDGIVAYDNAVKSLVFGADSEPVKSGRVATVQAIGGTGGLKIGADFLKKVSPNAKVLISDPSWENHRALFTNAGFEVGTYAYYDAEKRGVNFEGFLASLNAAAPGTIVVLHACCHNPTGYDITPAQWDQVIAVVKAKNLTPFLDMAYQGFGHGIAEDGAVVGKFVAAGLNFFVSTSFSKSFSLYGERVGGLSVLCADKEEASRVLSQLKIVIRTNYSNPPIHGGAVVAAVLNNPELRALWEKELGEMRVRIKAMRQKLVDGLKAAGVKQDMSFITQQIGMFSYSGLTKDQMVRLRNEFGVYGTDTGRMCVAALNSKNIDYVCQAIAKVI is encoded by the coding sequence ATGTCTCTGTTCACCGCCGTCGAAATGGCCCCCCGCGACCCTATCCTGGGCCTCAACGAGCAATTCAACGCCGACACCAACCCCAACAAGGTCAACCTGGGCGTCGGTGTTTATTTCGACGACAACGGCAAGCTGCCGCTGCTGCAATGTGTGCAGGCCGCAGAAAAAACCATGATGGCCACCCCCACCGCCCGTGGCTACCTGCCCATCGACGGCATCGTGGCCTATGACAACGCCGTCAAAAGCCTGGTGTTCGGTGCCGACAGCGAACCCGTGAAGTCTGGCCGCGTGGCCACCGTGCAGGCCATCGGCGGCACCGGCGGCCTGAAGATTGGCGCCGACTTTTTGAAAAAGGTCAGCCCCAACGCCAAGGTGCTGATCTCCGACCCGAGCTGGGAAAACCACCGTGCGCTGTTCACCAACGCCGGTTTTGAAGTCGGCACCTACGCCTACTACGACGCCGAAAAGCGCGGCGTCAACTTTGAAGGTTTCCTGGCCAGCCTGAACGCCGCCGCCCCCGGCACCATCGTTGTGCTGCACGCCTGCTGCCACAACCCGACCGGCTACGACATCACGCCAGCGCAGTGGGACCAGGTGATCGCCGTCGTCAAGGCCAAGAACCTCACGCCCTTCCTCGACATGGCCTACCAGGGCTTTGGCCACGGCATTGCCGAAGACGGCGCCGTGGTCGGCAAGTTCGTGGCCGCCGGCCTGAACTTCTTTGTCTCCACCTCGTTCTCCAAGAGCTTCAGCCTGTATGGCGAACGCGTGGGCGGCCTGTCGGTGCTGTGCGCCGACAAGGAAGAAGCCTCGCGCGTGCTGAGCCAGCTCAAGATCGTGATCCGCACCAACTACTCCAACCCGCCCATCCACGGCGGCGCGGTGGTGGCTGCCGTGCTGAACAACCCCGAGCTGCGCGCGCTGTGGGAAAAAGAACTGGGCGAAATGCGTGTGCGCATCAAGGCCATGCGCCAGAAACTGGTCGATGGCCTGAAGGCCGCCGGCGTGAAGCAGGACATGTCCTTCATCACCCAGCAGATCGGCATGTTCAGCTACTCGGGCCTGACCAAGGACCAGATGGTGCGCCTGCGCAACGAGTTTGGCGTGTACGGCACCGACACCGGCCGCATGTGCGTGGCTGCCCTGAACAGCAAGAACATCGACTACGTCTGCCAGGCGATTGCCAAGGTCATCTGA